One genomic segment of Eikenella corrodens includes these proteins:
- the rnc gene encoding ribonuclease III yields MSKPTAKPRKIPKPDPRRARAGEELQRHLGHSFQNPRLFEQALTHRSYSAQNNERFEFVGDAILDYSVAKMLFDAFPGYSEGELSRLRANLVNQDVLAEIARSMGVGDALYLGVGELKSGGFDRPSILADAVEALLAAISFDADFAAAEQTVRRLFARRIANIDLSNQGKDPKTLLQEALQARRLPLPKYRIEHQSGEGCDARFDIACDLGELAHITRAQAASRRAAEQAAAKEALDWLQEHHPLPGKNKKHRQSRA; encoded by the coding sequence ATGAGCAAACCCACCGCCAAACCCCGCAAGATCCCGAAGCCCGATCCGCGCCGCGCCCGGGCCGGCGAAGAGCTGCAACGCCATCTCGGCCACAGCTTCCAAAATCCCCGCCTCTTCGAGCAGGCGCTTACTCACCGCAGCTACAGCGCCCAAAACAACGAACGCTTCGAGTTTGTCGGCGACGCCATCCTAGATTACAGCGTGGCCAAAATGCTGTTCGACGCCTTCCCCGGCTATAGCGAAGGCGAACTCTCCCGCCTGCGCGCCAATTTGGTCAACCAAGACGTGCTCGCCGAAATCGCCCGCAGCATGGGCGTGGGCGACGCGCTTTATTTGGGCGTGGGCGAACTCAAAAGCGGCGGTTTCGACCGCCCCTCCATCCTGGCCGACGCCGTGGAAGCCCTGCTGGCCGCCATCAGCTTCGATGCCGATTTCGCCGCCGCCGAGCAAACCGTGCGCCGCCTGTTTGCCCGGCGCATTGCCAACATCGACTTAAGCAACCAGGGCAAAGACCCGAAAACCCTGCTTCAAGAAGCCCTGCAAGCCCGCCGCCTGCCCCTGCCCAAATACCGCATTGAACACCAGTCCGGCGAGGGCTGTGATGCCCGTTTCGATATCGCCTGCGATCTGGGCGAACTCGCCCACATCACCCGCGCCCAAGCCGCCAGCCGCCGCGCCGCCGAACAAGCTGCGGCCAAAGAGGCGCTGGATTGGCTGCAGGAACATCACCCCCTGCCCGGCAAAAACAAAAAACACCGCCAATCCCGTGCCTGA
- the era gene encoding GTPase Era → MNNMNYSNTKHPTAFRCGFVAIVGRPNVGKSTLMNHLIGQKISITSKKAQTTRHKITGVYTDERSQFIFVDTPGFQTRHRNALNDRLNQNVTEAIGGVDVVAFVVEAMRFSEADRAVIRLLPKHLPVILVVNKIDRANSKAELEEFIETVCREFDFAGAEAVSAKHGLRIGELLARLRPHLPESVPLYPEDAVTDRSARFLAAEIVREKLFRHLGEELPYAANVAVEQFEEEDGLYRIYIAVLVDKDGQKAIIIGKGGEKLKKISTEARLDMEKLFETKVFLKVWVKVKSGWADDARFLQEFGL, encoded by the coding sequence ATGAACAACATGAATTATTCCAACACCAAACATCCAACCGCCTTCCGCTGCGGCTTCGTGGCCATCGTTGGCCGGCCGAACGTGGGCAAATCCACGCTGATGAACCACCTCATCGGCCAGAAAATCAGCATCACCAGCAAGAAGGCCCAAACCACTCGCCACAAAATCACCGGCGTTTATACCGATGAGCGCAGCCAGTTCATCTTCGTGGACACCCCCGGCTTCCAAACCCGCCACCGCAACGCGCTCAACGACCGGCTCAACCAAAACGTTACCGAAGCCATCGGCGGCGTAGATGTGGTGGCTTTCGTGGTGGAAGCCATGCGTTTCAGCGAAGCCGACCGCGCCGTGATCCGCCTGCTGCCCAAACACCTGCCCGTGATTTTGGTGGTGAACAAAATCGACCGCGCCAACAGCAAGGCCGAATTGGAAGAATTTATCGAAACCGTGTGCCGAGAGTTTGATTTTGCTGGCGCGGAAGCCGTGAGCGCCAAACATGGGCTGCGCATCGGCGAGCTGCTCGCCCGGCTGCGCCCCCACCTGCCCGAAAGTGTGCCGCTCTACCCCGAAGACGCGGTAACCGATCGCTCTGCCCGCTTCCTGGCCGCCGAAATCGTGCGCGAAAAGCTGTTCCGCCACCTCGGCGAAGAGCTGCCCTATGCCGCCAACGTGGCGGTAGAACAATTTGAAGAAGAAGACGGGCTATACCGCATCTACATCGCCGTGTTGGTGGATAAAGACGGCCAAAAGGCCATCATCATCGGCAAAGGCGGCGAAAAACTGAAAAAAATCTCCACCGAAGCCCGGCTGGATATGGAAAAACTGTTTGAAACCAAGGTATTCCTCAAGGTTTGGGTGAAAGTGAAATCCGGCTGGGCGGATGATGCCCGCTTCCTGCAGGAATTCGGGCTGTAG
- a CDS encoding DUF4298 domain-containing protein — translation MSNPITPEAAQARIDRIQSLYREWERLLPELEAAQEQWQHAMQLMREMSDFYDREYMPLHQAIESGLPVSLATEGEYSIMSEDALWNAFQQQYDLAWAWLRAATRELDPQNRFHFDPAATDE, via the coding sequence ATGTCGAACCCCATCACCCCCGAAGCCGCCCAAGCACGCATCGACCGCATTCAATCCCTCTACCGCGAATGGGAGCGCCTGTTGCCCGAGTTGGAAGCCGCTCAGGAGCAATGGCAGCACGCCATGCAGCTGATGCGCGAAATGTCTGATTTCTACGACCGCGAATATATGCCGCTGCACCAAGCCATCGAAAGCGGCCTGCCCGTTTCCCTGGCCACCGAAGGCGAATACAGCATCATGAGCGAAGACGCCCTATGGAACGCCTTCCAGCAGCAATACGACCTGGCCTGGGCCTGGCTGCGCGCCGCCACCCGCGAGCTCGATCCGCAAAACCGCTTCCACTTCGATCCAGCAGCAACCGATGAATAA
- the purB gene encoding adenylosuccinate lyase, with product MSALLALSPLDGRYAAAVEALRPVFSEYGLIRARVRVELEWLKSLAAAPEISEVPPFSAATLAEIDAVIAGFSPEHAAEVKAIEATTNHDVKAVEYWLKQRFERLPEIQKANEFIHFACTSEDINNLSHALMLREARDSVLLPKLAEIAAKLRQMAHSLAAQPMMSRTHGQPATPTTLGKEIANVLARLQRQTAQLEKQEFLGKINGAVGNYNAHLSAYPDMDWEAHCHRFVEQSLGLTFNPYTIQIEPHDYMAEFFQTLSRINTILIDFNRDVWGYISLGYFKQKVKAGEVGSSTMPHKVNPIDFENSEGNLGTANAILGFMAEKLPVSRWQRDLTDSTVLRNMGVGAGYTLLGWAAHLRGLNKLEANPAAMQADLDATWELLAEPIQTVMRRHAVPQAYEQLKALTRGQDGITPATLQSFIRGLDIPEEAKERLLALTPALYVGKAEELAKRI from the coding sequence ATGTCTGCCCTGCTTGCCCTTTCCCCGCTCGACGGCCGCTATGCCGCCGCCGTTGAAGCCCTGCGCCCCGTTTTTTCCGAATACGGCCTGATCCGCGCTCGCGTGCGCGTGGAGCTGGAATGGCTCAAATCGCTGGCTGCCGCGCCCGAAATTAGCGAAGTGCCGCCTTTTTCTGCCGCCACTTTGGCCGAAATCGATGCCGTGATTGCCGGTTTTTCGCCTGAACACGCTGCCGAAGTGAAAGCCATCGAAGCCACCACCAACCACGACGTGAAAGCCGTGGAATACTGGCTAAAACAGCGCTTCGAGAGGCTACCTGAAATCCAAAAGGCAAACGAATTCATCCACTTTGCCTGCACCAGTGAAGACATCAACAACCTTTCCCACGCCCTGATGCTGCGCGAAGCCCGCGATAGTGTGCTGCTGCCCAAGCTGGCCGAAATCGCTGCCAAGCTGCGCCAAATGGCACACAGCTTGGCCGCCCAACCCATGATGAGCCGCACCCACGGCCAGCCCGCCACCCCCACCACCCTAGGCAAGGAAATCGCCAACGTGCTTGCCCGTTTGCAGCGCCAAACCGCCCAGCTGGAGAAACAGGAGTTTTTGGGCAAAATCAACGGCGCCGTAGGCAACTATAACGCCCATCTCTCCGCCTACCCCGATATGGATTGGGAAGCGCATTGCCACCGCTTTGTCGAACAGTCGCTTGGGCTCACCTTCAACCCCTACACCATCCAAATCGAGCCGCACGACTACATGGCCGAGTTCTTCCAAACCCTCAGCCGCATCAACACCATCCTCATCGATTTCAACCGCGACGTGTGGGGCTATATTTCCCTTGGCTATTTCAAACAAAAAGTGAAGGCCGGCGAAGTCGGTTCCTCCACCATGCCGCACAAAGTGAACCCCATCGACTTTGAAAACTCCGAAGGCAACCTCGGCACCGCCAACGCTATCCTCGGCTTCATGGCCGAGAAACTGCCCGTATCTCGCTGGCAGCGTGACCTGACCGACAGCACCGTGCTGCGCAACATGGGCGTGGGCGCAGGCTACACCCTGCTCGGCTGGGCCGCCCACCTGCGCGGCCTGAACAAACTCGAAGCCAACCCCGCCGCCATGCAGGCCGACCTCGACGCCACCTGGGAACTATTGGCCGAGCCCATCCAAACCGTGATGCGCCGCCACGCCGTGCCGCAGGCCTATGAGCAGCTCAAAGCCCTCACCCGCGGCCAAGACGGCATCACACCCGCCACCCTCCAGTCCTTCATCCGCGGCCTCGACATCCCTGAAGAAGCCAAAGAGCGCCTGCTCGCGCTTACCCCCGCGCTGTATGTGGGCAAGGCGGAAGAGCTGGCCAAGCGGATTTAA
- a CDS encoding barstar family protein gives MSRFIRQTLTSPDALAISVNLSRIKTPHNLMQRMQEAFELPAYFSGGLDSLNDCMRDLGWLPQREIHIAFCGLADLKQRQPKLFASIADCLELYRDYWHGNPQEHKIVRISIAD, from the coding sequence ATGAGCCGCTTTATCCGTCAAACCCTAACCAGCCCGGATGCCCTTGCCATCAGCGTGAATTTATCCCGCATCAAAACCCCGCACAACCTGATGCAGCGCATGCAGGAAGCCTTCGAGCTGCCCGCCTATTTTAGCGGCGGCCTCGATTCGCTCAACGACTGTATGCGCGACTTGGGCTGGCTGCCGCAACGCGAAATCCACATCGCCTTTTGCGGCCTGGCCGACCTCAAGCAACGCCAGCCCAAACTGTTTGCCAGCATTGCCGACTGCCTGGAACTGTACCGCGATTATTGGCATGGCAACCCGCAGGAGCATAAAATCGTGCGGATTTCGATAGCGGATTAA
- the rmuC gene encoding DNA recombination protein RmuC produces the protein MTFTLPVLLIACFAAALLCALIVWLWQNARHQAAQHRHQQEADRLQHQLALQQQVCQQNEQQLGHTAQSLADSQQQLSAARQAAQDYQTHAAAAEQSVQHFTNRLAEAAERQQQLLRELAAAKQQSAAEQEEAQSWQTRAVAAEQSKQHLDRQLAEAAERQQQLQQRYETARQELAASRLQHERVQTQIEQQQQAHAEQIALLNQARQNLGEQFQNLANQILEEKSRRFSEQNRQELDQLLNPLSEKLQGFSQLVQNTYEKEAKERLTLENELKRLQQLNARLHQDAQALTQALTGSRNKSQGNWGEMILEKVLENSGLVKGREYFVQSGGRQTDSDGESRYLQPDVLINLPDNKQIIVDSKVSLTAYVRYTRAESPEAAEAELAAHLASIHQHIKELAAKRYDEIQGLVSLDFVFMFVPVEPAYLLALQQDPELFQTCFDQRIILVGPSTLLATLRTVANIWRHEYQNRHALQIASEGGKLYDKFVGFVETLEKVGKNLQQAQDSYQTAYKQLYSGRGNLVDRVEKLRQMGVKAGKRLDAQLVEQAGSEGAEMLEDKTDGGHPEAT, from the coding sequence ATGACCTTTACCCTTCCCGTCCTGCTTATCGCCTGCTTCGCCGCCGCCCTACTGTGCGCACTCATCGTTTGGCTGTGGCAAAACGCCCGCCACCAAGCCGCGCAACACCGCCACCAGCAAGAAGCCGACCGCCTGCAACACCAGCTCGCCCTGCAACAGCAAGTCTGTCAGCAAAACGAACAGCAACTCGGCCACACCGCCCAAAGCCTGGCCGACAGCCAACAGCAGCTTTCTGCTGCCCGCCAAGCCGCACAGGATTACCAAACCCACGCCGCCGCCGCCGAGCAATCAGTGCAACATTTCACCAACCGCCTGGCCGAAGCGGCCGAACGGCAGCAACAGCTATTGCGCGAGCTCGCCGCTGCCAAGCAGCAATCCGCCGCCGAACAAGAAGAAGCCCAAAGCTGGCAAACCCGCGCCGTGGCTGCCGAACAATCCAAACAACACCTCGACCGCCAACTGGCCGAAGCTGCCGAACGGCAACAGCAGCTCCAACAGCGCTACGAAACCGCCCGCCAAGAGCTGGCCGCCAGCCGCCTGCAGCACGAGCGCGTGCAAACCCAAATCGAACAGCAGCAGCAAGCCCACGCCGAACAAATCGCCCTGCTCAACCAAGCCCGCCAAAACTTGGGCGAACAATTCCAAAACCTCGCCAACCAAATCCTCGAAGAAAAAAGCCGCCGTTTTTCCGAGCAAAACCGCCAAGAGCTCGACCAACTGCTCAATCCCTTGAGCGAAAAACTGCAAGGCTTCAGCCAACTCGTACAAAATACCTACGAAAAAGAAGCCAAAGAGCGGCTCACGCTGGAAAACGAGCTCAAACGCCTGCAACAGCTCAACGCCCGGCTGCACCAAGATGCCCAAGCCCTCACCCAAGCCCTCACCGGCAGCCGCAACAAAAGCCAGGGCAATTGGGGCGAGATGATTCTGGAAAAAGTGCTGGAAAACTCCGGCCTGGTGAAAGGGCGCGAATACTTCGTGCAAAGCGGCGGCCGCCAAACCGACAGCGACGGTGAAAGCCGCTACCTCCAGCCCGACGTGCTCATCAACCTGCCCGACAACAAACAAATCATCGTCGATTCCAAAGTATCGCTCACCGCCTACGTGCGCTACACCCGCGCCGAAAGCCCCGAAGCCGCCGAAGCCGAGCTCGCCGCCCACCTCGCCTCGATACACCAGCACATCAAAGAGCTCGCCGCCAAACGCTACGATGAAATCCAAGGCCTGGTATCGCTCGATTTCGTCTTCATGTTCGTACCCGTAGAGCCCGCCTACCTGCTCGCCCTGCAACAAGACCCCGAGCTCTTCCAAACCTGTTTCGACCAACGCATCATCCTGGTCGGCCCCAGCACGCTTCTGGCCACCCTGCGCACCGTGGCCAACATCTGGCGGCACGAATACCAAAACCGCCATGCCCTGCAGATTGCCAGCGAAGGCGGCAAACTCTACGATAAATTCGTCGGCTTCGTGGAAACCCTGGAAAAAGTGGGCAAAAACCTCCAGCAGGCGCAAGATAGCTACCAAACCGCCTACAAACAGCTCTACAGCGGCCGCGGCAACCTGGTCGACCGCGTGGAAAAACTGCGCCAAATGGGCGTGAAAGCCGGCAAACGGCTCGATGCGCAGCTGGTGGAGCAAGCCGGCAGCGAAGGGGCGGAGATGCTGGAAGACAAAACAGACGGCGGGCATCCAGAGGCTACCTGA
- a CDS encoding LpxL/LpxP family acyltransferase yields the protein MDFDNEILIRLHWAGVPLVWLNTPVRYAEGGISHFNLRRDNLLISKMHARLFCGMVARRIGRLFKRPQTAPTEQAHWSAQRERGHRLFLKITEWLVRYLPLWPVHGIAALVAAYFYLTSAAQRRSVRQYQGYLKSSFPAAPLPVRFPVYRQFAAFGQAVADRFAVWQHKITVPDLVVEDPDNLYADVDNHNTRGQILICSHLGNIEVCRALVSHHQGFKLNVLVHNTHAEDFNRALKAAGASDLQLIQVADLDAAKMLQLSQKLDAGEWLAIAADRTPVRGNKTVPVQFLGYTAHLPQGPWLLAGLLRAPTNTVFVLKEQGRYHLCLKRFQTAPSWTAATRKQMIENMAQQYADVLAAHAARAPLQWFNFYDFWSNTPHG from the coding sequence ATGGATTTCGACAACGAAATCCTCATCCGACTGCATTGGGCGGGCGTACCCCTCGTTTGGCTCAACACGCCCGTGCGCTACGCAGAGGGCGGCATCTCGCACTTCAACCTGCGCCGCGACAACCTGCTCATCAGCAAAATGCACGCCCGCCTGTTTTGCGGCATGGTTGCCCGCCGCATCGGCCGCCTGTTCAAACGGCCTCAAACGGCACCAACCGAACAGGCGCATTGGTCGGCACAGCGCGAACGCGGCCACCGTCTCTTCCTCAAAATTACCGAATGGCTGGTGCGCTACCTGCCCCTGTGGCCGGTGCACGGCATTGCCGCCCTTGTTGCCGCCTATTTCTACCTCACCTCCGCCGCCCAACGCCGCAGCGTGCGCCAATATCAGGGCTACCTGAAAAGCAGTTTTCCCGCCGCACCGCTACCCGTGCGTTTTCCCGTATACCGCCAGTTTGCGGCCTTCGGCCAAGCCGTGGCCGACCGCTTCGCCGTGTGGCAGCATAAAATCACCGTGCCCGACCTCGTAGTGGAAGACCCCGACAACCTATATGCCGATGTGGACAACCACAATACACGCGGCCAAATCCTTATCTGCTCGCATCTGGGCAACATCGAGGTGTGCCGCGCCCTCGTCTCCCACCATCAAGGCTTCAAACTCAACGTGCTCGTGCACAACACCCACGCCGAAGATTTTAACCGCGCCCTCAAAGCCGCCGGCGCCAGCGATTTGCAGCTGATTCAGGTAGCCGACCTCGACGCGGCAAAAATGCTCCAACTCTCGCAAAAACTCGATGCCGGAGAGTGGCTCGCCATTGCCGCCGACCGCACCCCCGTGCGCGGCAACAAAACCGTGCCCGTGCAATTCCTCGGCTACACCGCCCATCTGCCGCAAGGCCCCTGGCTGCTCGCCGGCCTCTTACGCGCACCCACCAACACCGTCTTCGTGTTAAAAGAGCAAGGCCGTTATCATTTATGCCTGAAGCGTTTTCAGACGGCCCCAAGCTGGACAGCCGCCACACGCAAACAAATGATTGAAAACATGGCGCAGCAATACGCCGACGTTTTGGCCGCCCACGCCGCGCGCGCACCGCTGCAATGGTTCAACTTCTACGACTTCTGGAGCAACACCCCACATGGCTAA
- a CDS encoding acyl-CoA thioesterase codes for MAKHIYCRHHTEIEVPFFDVDVMQIVWHGHYVKYLEIARCALLDAIGYNYTVMLKHGHAWPVVKLDLKYIRPARFGQKIRVEMAVTEYESCLRIDYTLRDAESGIKLTQAHTTQVVQRIDNGEMQFQTPASWQNAVRQFEGFAPLAKD; via the coding sequence ATGGCTAAACATATCTACTGCCGCCACCACACCGAAATCGAAGTCCCCTTTTTCGACGTAGACGTGATGCAGATCGTCTGGCACGGCCACTATGTCAAATACCTCGAAATCGCCCGTTGCGCCCTGCTCGATGCCATCGGCTACAACTACACCGTCATGCTCAAACACGGCCACGCCTGGCCAGTGGTAAAGCTCGACCTCAAATACATTCGCCCCGCCCGCTTCGGCCAGAAAATCCGCGTGGAGATGGCCGTCACCGAATACGAAAGCTGCCTGCGCATCGACTACACCCTGCGCGACGCAGAAAGCGGCATCAAACTCACCCAGGCCCACACCACCCAAGTCGTCCAACGCATCGACAACGGCGAAATGCAATTCCAAACCCCCGCAAGCTGGCAAAATGCCGTGCGGCAATTTGAAGGGTTTGCGCCCTTGGCCAAGGATTGA
- the secB gene encoding protein-export chaperone SecB → MSEQEQQQPIFNVERLYVKDLSLEVPHAPEVFLSQDAPNVEIQVHTDSKKLEEEHHEVTVTVTVTAKLPDGKVLFLNEVAQSGIFRLANIPEQDVKVLLGIACPNILYPYAREAVSSCITRAGFPPVVLMPINFEAMYEQQQAAANAPAAGNA, encoded by the coding sequence ATGAGCGAACAAGAACAACAGCAACCGATTTTCAACGTAGAAAGACTGTATGTAAAAGATTTGTCTTTGGAAGTGCCGCACGCACCGGAAGTATTCCTCAGCCAGGATGCTCCGAACGTGGAAATCCAGGTACACACCGATTCTAAAAAACTGGAAGAAGAACACCACGAAGTAACCGTTACCGTAACCGTTACCGCCAAGTTGCCTGATGGCAAAGTATTGTTCCTGAACGAAGTGGCGCAGAGCGGTATTTTCCGTTTGGCAAACATTCCGGAGCAAGATGTGAAAGTATTGCTCGGCATTGCCTGCCCGAACATCCTCTACCCCTATGCCCGCGAAGCTGTGTCTTCCTGCATCACCCGCGCCGGTTTCCCGCCCGTGGTATTGATGCCGATCAACTTCGAAGCCATGTACGAACAGCAACAAGCCGCTGCCAACGCTCCGGCTGCCGGCAACGCTTAA
- the dacB gene encoding D-alanyl-D-alanine carboxypeptidase/D-alanyl-D-alanine endopeptidase yields MLEKLLLLCQNCSRLLLTFALFFYFQVAFAIDFGRIQPDEAAVYVQDLDSGEVLLAHRADVSMNPASTMKLVTTFAALRGLGGDYRWQTQWRSSGTVANGALQGDLYWVGSGDPAFDQPDLLDMQQQLVRQGIVSLNGKVVLDRRVWGGLASAEGFENDADESFVVPPDPHMIAYKALWITAARNETGQPAFLLNPPLYGIQTDLSQLTETDGRCGKLSNHVSAKFENGMLVFRGRLPAACMGEKMFINLFDAPRFAEESFRGYWLAQGLGGLYGFGRGAAPSNSRILATHFSKSLGEVLTDMNKHSNNLIARSVFLTLGHQANGPHSVQNAEAAVRRQLVSAGLDDEALVLENGSGLSRRERLTARFLGSMLFQAYRSPFRDTFIHTLPIAGTDGTLRGRFRQLGRSLRMKTGTLRDVRALAGYWLPPNGRRLAVVVIINSHRSGGYLPDMDAMVRRIVHDADRLDNVQTVPAQ; encoded by the coding sequence ATGCTGGAAAAACTTCTACTTCTCTGCCAAAACTGCTCTCGCCTGCTATTAACATTCGCGCTCTTCTTCTATTTTCAGGTAGCCTTTGCTATCGATTTCGGCCGTATTCAGCCGGATGAGGCTGCGGTTTATGTGCAAGACCTCGACAGCGGTGAAGTGTTGCTTGCGCATCGAGCCGATGTTTCTATGAATCCCGCCTCCACCATGAAATTGGTAACCACCTTCGCCGCCTTGCGTGGATTAGGTGGTGATTACCGCTGGCAAACCCAGTGGCGCAGCAGCGGTACCGTGGCTAATGGTGCACTGCAAGGCGATTTATATTGGGTGGGTAGCGGTGATCCTGCCTTCGACCAGCCCGATCTACTGGATATGCAGCAACAGCTGGTCCGGCAGGGCATTGTGTCATTAAACGGTAAAGTGGTGTTGGATCGGCGTGTTTGGGGCGGTCTTGCCAGCGCAGAAGGTTTTGAAAACGATGCAGACGAAAGCTTTGTGGTGCCGCCAGACCCCCACATGATTGCCTACAAAGCCCTTTGGATTACTGCCGCCCGCAATGAGACTGGGCAGCCTGCTTTTTTGCTCAACCCGCCACTCTACGGCATCCAAACCGACCTCAGCCAACTTACCGAGACCGATGGCCGCTGTGGCAAACTTTCCAATCATGTTTCCGCCAAATTTGAAAACGGTATGCTGGTGTTCCGCGGCCGCCTGCCGGCTGCATGTATGGGCGAGAAAATGTTCATCAATTTGTTCGATGCTCCACGCTTTGCCGAAGAAAGTTTTCGCGGCTATTGGCTTGCACAGGGCTTGGGCGGCCTCTATGGCTTTGGTCGGGGGGCTGCCCCCAGCAACAGCCGCATCTTGGCCACGCACTTTTCCAAATCTTTAGGCGAAGTGCTGACCGATATGAACAAACATTCCAACAATCTGATTGCGCGCAGCGTTTTTCTCACGCTTGGCCACCAAGCAAACGGACCACACAGCGTACAAAATGCCGAGGCCGCTGTGCGGCGGCAGCTGGTGTCGGCCGGATTGGATGACGAAGCGCTGGTATTGGAAAACGGCTCCGGCCTTTCCCGTCGTGAACGGCTTACTGCCCGTTTTCTCGGCAGCATGCTGTTTCAGGCCTACCGCTCCCCCTTCCGCGATACCTTCATTCACACCCTGCCGATTGCCGGTACCGACGGTACCCTGCGTGGCCGCTTCCGTCAGCTAGGCCGCTCGCTGCGTATGAAAACAGGTACGCTGCGCGACGTGCGTGCGTTGGCCGGCTACTGGTTGCCGCCCAATGGACGTAGGCTGGCCGTGGTGGTGATTATTAACAGCCACCGTTCCGGCGGCTATCTGCCCGATATGGATGCCATGGTGCGCCGGATTGTGCATGATGCCGATAGATTGGATAACGTTCAAACCGTACCCGCCCAATAA
- a CDS encoding OmpA family protein has protein sequence MTKQLKLGALFLALVASGAAMADSSFNNEKYGYTISQQSREVVRSNYEPKGAHECWENSFLNAEVDRLGLVECGDRQAEAPAPAEPQVREELVSLSSNFLFGFDKFNLRPEARTTLDELAQRLSGSNVQSVRVEGNTDFMGSDAYNQRLSERRANTVSEYLVGRGVPAEKISAVGLGESQAKMTEQCQQEVRNLGRRVSAARKRSALIACIEPDRRVDVRIRTLVEQPAQ, from the coding sequence ATGACCAAACAGCTTAAATTAGGCGCTTTGTTCTTGGCCTTGGTTGCTTCCGGTGCCGCCATGGCGGACAGCAGCTTCAACAATGAAAAATACGGCTATACCATCAGCCAGCAGTCTCGCGAAGTGGTTCGCTCTAACTATGAGCCTAAAGGTGCTCACGAATGCTGGGAAAACAGCTTCTTGAACGCTGAAGTAGATCGCTTGGGCTTGGTAGAGTGTGGTGACCGTCAGGCAGAAGCTCCTGCTCCTGCTGAACCGCAAGTACGCGAAGAGCTGGTATCTCTGTCATCCAACTTCCTGTTTGGTTTTGACAAATTCAATCTGCGTCCTGAAGCTCGCACCACTTTGGATGAGCTGGCTCAGCGCCTGAGCGGCAGCAACGTACAATCTGTGCGTGTTGAAGGTAACACTGACTTCATGGGTAGCGATGCCTACAACCAACGCCTGTCTGAACGTCGTGCTAACACTGTTAGCGAGTACCTGGTTGGCCGTGGCGTACCGGCTGAGAAAATCTCTGCCGTTGGCTTGGGCGAATCTCAAGCTAAGATGACTGAACAGTGTCAGCAAGAAGTTCGCAACTTGGGTCGTCGCGTTTCTGCCGCTCGCAAACGTAGCGCTCTGATTGCATGTATCGAGCCGGATCGTCGCGTAGACGTTCGTATCCGTACTCTGGTTGAACAGCCTGCTCAGTAA
- a CDS encoding LysR substrate-binding domain-containing protein: MKLQQLRYFLEVYRCNLNISEAAEILFTSQPGISKQIKLLEDELGVQLFVRHGKRIVAVTPPGQAVLEIAERIFRDVQSIRNIGTEFAEQDSGHLTIATTYTQARHVLPPVVAEFFRQYPKVGLSLVPAEPSAVDRMVAEGLADFAINSEADARHSELRHISARAWNRCVLVPQGHKLADKNRISLADLSSMPLIGYTEAGQDTALQQAFSGSELALPQVVLSSMNAGVIKTYVRAGLGVGLLADAAYDPQRDADLVCLPADHLFKPSFTYIVVRQDAYLRNYAYDFMQLYLPGLTRKHIEQALYEPIREDFSI; this comes from the coding sequence ATGAAACTGCAACAGCTGCGCTATTTTTTGGAGGTTTACCGCTGCAATCTGAATATTTCAGAGGCAGCGGAAATTTTGTTTACGTCCCAACCGGGCATTTCCAAGCAGATAAAGCTGTTGGAAGACGAGCTGGGTGTGCAGCTGTTTGTACGGCACGGTAAACGTATTGTGGCGGTTACCCCGCCGGGGCAGGCTGTGCTGGAAATTGCCGAGCGCATCTTCCGCGATGTACAGAGCATTCGCAACATCGGCACCGAATTTGCCGAACAGGACAGCGGCCACTTAACCATTGCCACCACCTACACGCAGGCGCGGCATGTGCTGCCGCCTGTGGTGGCCGAATTTTTCCGACAGTATCCGAAAGTGGGCTTGTCGCTAGTGCCGGCCGAGCCTTCGGCTGTAGATAGAATGGTGGCCGAAGGTTTGGCTGATTTCGCCATCAATTCGGAAGCGGATGCACGCCATTCCGAGCTGCGCCACATCAGCGCGCGGGCTTGGAACCGCTGCGTGCTGGTGCCGCAGGGGCACAAATTGGCGGATAAAAACCGCATCAGCCTGGCAGACTTATCGTCCATGCCGCTCATCGGCTACACCGAGGCCGGGCAGGATACGGCTTTGCAGCAGGCCTTTTCCGGTAGCGAGCTGGCTTTACCGCAGGTGGTGCTTTCCAGTATGAATGCAGGCGTGATTAAAACCTATGTGCGTGCCGGTTTGGGCGTGGGGCTGCTAGCCGATGCTGCCTACGACCCGCAGCGCGATGCCGATTTGGTTTGCCTGCCGGCCGACCATTTGTTTAAGCCATCATTCACCTATATCGTGGTGCGGCAGGATGCCTACCTGCGCAACTATGCCTACGATTTCATGCAGCTCTACCTGCCCGGCCTCACCCGCAAACACATCGAGCAGGCGCTATACGAACCCATCCGCGAAGACTTCTCGATTTAA